Within Chrysiogenia bacterium, the genomic segment AGGGCGGGCGCGCCGATCAGGTCGCGCTCATCTACGACAGCCCGATCACCGGCAAGCAGGAAAAGTACACCTTCGCTGAGTTGCAGGACCGCGTCTCCTGCACCGCGGGGATGCTCAAGGCGCTCAATGTGGAAAAGGGCGACCGCGTCATCATCTATATGCCCATGGTTCCCCAAGCGGTGTTCGCCATGCTCGCCTGCGCGCGCATCGGCGCGGTGCATTCGGTGGTCTTCGGCGGCTTTGCCCCCAAGGAACTGGCCACGCGCATCGATGATGCCAAGCCCAAGGCCATTCTGACCGCCTCGTGCGGTGTGGAGCCCGGCCGCGTCGTGGACTACAAGCCGCTGCTCGACGGAGCGGTGGAACTGGCAAAGCACAAGCACGAGATCTGCGTCGTTCTCCAGCGCGAGCAGAAGCCCTGCCCGCTCAAGGAAGGGCAGGACCTGAATTGGGATGAGCTCTATGCGAAGGCGGAGCCCGCCGACTGCGTAAGCGTCGCCGCCACCGACCCGCTCTACATTCTCTACACCTCCGGCACGACCGGCATTCCCAAGGGCGTCGTGCGCGACAACGGGGGTCACGCCGTGGCCATGCAGTGGAGCCTCGAAAACGTCTACGGCATGAAGCCCGGCGAGACGTTCTGGGCCGCATCCGACATCGGCTGGGTGGTGGGGCACTCCTACATCGTCTACGCGCCGCTCATTACCGGCTGCACGACGATCCTCTTCGAAGGAAAGCCCGTGGGCACGCCGGACGCCGGCACCTTCTGGCGCGTGATTTCCGAGCACAACGTGAGCGCGCTGTTCACAGCCCCGACGGCCTTCCGCGCGATCAAAAAGGAAGACCCCAATGGTGAGTTCATCGACAAGTACGACCTGAAGTGCCTGCGCACGCTCTTTCTTGCGGGCGAACGCGGCGATCCGCCCACCATCGAGTGGGCGGAAAATCATCTCAAGGTTCCGGTCATCGACCACTGGTGGCAGACCGAGACCGGCTGGGCCATTGCCTCGAACTGCATGGGGATCGAGCAGTTCCCCGTCAAGAAAGGCTCACCCACCAAGGCGGTGCCCGGTTACGACGTGGTCTGCCTCGACGAAGGCGCGCACCCGGTCAAACCCGGCGAGACCGGCGCGCTGTGCGTGGAGCTGCCGCTGCCGCCCGGCTGTCTGCCCACCCTCTGGCACAATGACGAGGGCTTTAAACACGCCTACCTCGAACAGTACCCGGGTCACTACATGACCGCCGACGCGGGCTACATCGATACCGACGGCTACATCTGGGTGATGAGCCGCACCGACGACATCATCAACACGGCCGGTCACCGGCTCTCCACCGGTGCGATGGAGGAAGTGCTCGCCGCCCATCCCGACGTGGCCGAGTGCGCCGTCATCGGCGTGGCCGATCACATGAAGGGCCAGGTGCCCGTCGGTTTCGTCGTGCTCAACGCCGGCGCCAACCGCAACGAGGAAGAGATTCAGAGCGAGCTCGTCGCCATGGTGCGCGAAAAGATCGGCCCGGTCGCCGCGTTCAAGAAGGCCGCCGTGGTGGCACGCCTTCCCAAGACACGCTCGGGCAAGATCCTGCGCGGCACCATGCGCAAGATCGCCGACGGCATCGAATACAAGATGCCCGCCACGATCGACGATCCCGCGAGCCTCGAGGAAATCACGCAGACCATCTCCCACATGGGACTGGAGAAGCACGGATGAGCTTCCCCATTTCCGACGAGCAGCCCCATCAGCCCGGCTCCCACGAGTTCTGGAACGAGTCGTTCTATTTCAACTTCTTCGACAACGACGCGGGCTGGGCGGGCGCGACGCGGATCGGATTCTCGCCGAACCGTGGCAATGCCGACGGGTTCATCTGTCTGTATTTTCCAGATGGCGGCGGAGGCTTCGTGCGGAGCTGGCGTCCGCTCTCGGGCCGGAGCGAGGACGTCGAGGTCGCCCCCTTTCGCTACGAAATGATCGAGCCCTTCAAGACCTGGCGTGTCAGCTACGAGGGACCGGTCTTCTACTTCGAAGACACCGCGATGATGTCGGACTTCTTCCGCACGCATCTCTCGGCGCTGCCAACACGCCAGATGAAACTCGACCTAACCTTCACCTCCCGCCACGAGGCCTACGACTTCCATGCCTCGGGCAAGCGCAAGCTGCTGCCGGGTGCGAAGATCCTGGGCAAGCTGCGTCCGGACTACCTCATTCCCCACTGGAACGGCGGCGTGCAC encodes:
- a CDS encoding AMP-binding protein; amino-acid sequence: GGRADQVALIYDSPITGKQEKYTFAELQDRVSCTAGMLKALNVEKGDRVIIYMPMVPQAVFAMLACARIGAVHSVVFGGFAPKELATRIDDAKPKAILTASCGVEPGRVVDYKPLLDGAVELAKHKHEICVVLQREQKPCPLKEGQDLNWDELYAKAEPADCVSVAATDPLYILYTSGTTGIPKGVVRDNGGHAVAMQWSLENVYGMKPGETFWAASDIGWVVGHSYIVYAPLITGCTTILFEGKPVGTPDAGTFWRVISEHNVSALFTAPTAFRAIKKEDPNGEFIDKYDLKCLRTLFLAGERGDPPTIEWAENHLKVPVIDHWWQTETGWAIASNCMGIEQFPVKKGSPTKAVPGYDVVCLDEGAHPVKPGETGALCVELPLPPGCLPTLWHNDEGFKHAYLEQYPGHYMTADAGYIDTDGYIWVMSRTDDIINTAGHRLSTGAMEEVLAAHPDVAECAVIGVADHMKGQVPVGFVVLNAGANRNEEEIQSELVAMVREKIGPVAAFKKAAVVARLPKTRSGKILRGTMRKIADGIEYKMPATIDDPASLEEITQTISHMGLEKHG